Proteins found in one Falco cherrug isolate bFalChe1 chromosome 18, bFalChe1.pri, whole genome shotgun sequence genomic segment:
- the PLEKHA2 gene encoding pleckstrin homology domain-containing family A member 2, with protein MPYLDRQNRICGFLDIEENETCGKFLRRYFILDTQANCLLWYMDNPQNLAIGAGAVGSLQLTYISKVSIATPKQKPKTPFCFVINALSQRYFLQASDQKDLQDWVEALNRASKITVPKGGSVPLATEIAKPPVVPQAQERKPQVAYKTEIIGGVVVHTPISINQNGGDGGEGSDVAAHPLLRRSQSYIPTSAAKPPTGPPVLKSGYCVKQGNVRKSWKRRYFVLDEFSISYYKCEQDKEPLRSILLKDICKTHECLVKSGDLLMRDNLFEIITSSRTFYIQADSPEDMHSWIRVITGAVQALKNRPREMSFMRSTSMVKPGGSMAPSQQRQATEERRALCKAPSTSSWQPWTPVPQAEGKQPVPEEMPTLLRDSVFMPAFTERDAGAAPGKRLRHKSEPQHLKEKPFAFDLDDESIRTSDV; from the exons ATGCCGTACTTGGATCGACAGAACCGTATCTGCGGGTTCCTGGACATTGAAGAAAATGAGACCTGTGGCAAGTTTCTGCGGAGGTATTTCATCCTGGACACCCAGGCCAACTGCCTCCTGTGGTACATGGACAACCCTCAG aacCTGGCCATCGGTGCGGGTGCTGTCGGATCTCTGCAGCTGACCTATATTTCCAAG GTTAGCATCGCCACCCCGAAACAGAAGCCGAAAACTCCATTCTGCTTTG TTATCAATGCTTTATCTCAGCGCTATTTCTTACAAGCCAGCGATCAGAAGGACCTGCAGGACTGGGTGGAGGCGCTGAACCGGGCCAGTAAGATCACG GTGCCAAAGGGTGGCAGCGTCCCACTGGCCACGGAGATTGCGAAGCCTCCAGTGGTGCCCCAGGCCCAGGAGAGGAAGCCCCAGGTGGCCTACAAAACCGAGATCATCGGGGGGGTGGTGGTCCACACACCCATCTCCATCAACCAG AACGGCGGCGATGGAGGGGAGGGCAGCGACGTGGCTGCCCACCCGCTGCTGCGGCGCTCACAGAGCTACATCCCCACCTCGGCCGCCAAGCCGCCCACTGGGCCGCCCGTCCTCAAGAGCGGCTACTGCGTGAAGCAGGGGAACGTG aggaagagctggaagCGCCGGTACTTTGTTCTGGATGAATTTTCCATCAGTTACTACAAGTGCGAGCAG GACAAGGAGCCCTTGCGTTCGATTCTCCTGAAGGACATTTGCAAGACCCACGAGTGCCTGGTCAAGTCCGG TGACCTCCTGATGCGGGACAACCTCTTTGAAATCATAACGAGCTCCAGGACCTTCTACATCCAG GCAGACAGCCCTGAGGACATGCACAGCTGGATCCGAGTAATCACAGGGGCGGTCCAGGCCCTGAAAAACCGCCCGAGG GAAATGTCCTTCATGAGATCCACCTCCATGGTCAAGCCTGGGGGCTCCATGGCCCCCTCCCAGCAGAGGCAGGCGACGGAGGAGAGGAGAGCACTGTGCAAAGCCCCCTCCACCTCGTCCTGGCAGCCCTGGACCCCGGTGCCACAGGCAGAGGGGAAGCAGCCGGTGCCGGAGGAGATGCCCACGCTGCTGAGAGACTCGGTGTTCATGCCAGCCTTCACAGAGCGCGATGCTGGAGCTGCGCCAGGCAAGCGCTTGCGGCACAAGTCAGAGCCGCAGCATCTCAAGGAGAAGCCGTTCGCCTTTGACCTGGACGATGAAAGCATCCGGACATCCGATGTCTGA